TCTAAAGTAACATAGAGCTGGTGTAGCACCTTATCAGGAGCCATTTCTCCCAAATCAAAAACCTGAAAATCGGTCACCACAATGTCAATCCCATTATTACCAAGAAATCTTATAACCACAACTGCATATCCTATTCTTAAGACATCTTTCACCAAGAATCTAACTTTTAGGCAAGAACTGGAGTTACCTGGTTTTCATTTAGAAGAGCACGATATGTAACAAGAAGCTCTGTTCCCAGCTGGCCCCCGCTTTTAGAATTAATGAAGACTATAACAGGACAAGCAGGTATATGTGAAGCATTTTTGACCTCTGAACCAGGTACAAGTATGTAATTTGGAATGTAGAATTCCTTCATAGTTTTATCAGATATGATATCACCCATTATCACTTCCCAACTGCAGATTAAGCAGGACTGTCAAATTCAGCAATCAAGTAATCACCGACCGATATGTAAGTTCACTAAAACTATGTTGAAGCAATTTAGAAAAGTATTCTTTGATAACAAATACTTGTCACATGTAGGTTTCTGCTAACACAAATTTGATCAGTTCAGGGTAAGACAATTTATGACACTAACAACTAACATTAAACACAAACTTGTATAGTTGAATTTGTGAAGCAGACTCAAATATGAAACAATACATGGATAAACCAATTGATGCACAATAATAGTCTAAGAAGCCTTGTTTGACAAGCTAACAAGCAAAGCACTATCATATACACGAATCACGATTAATAAGCAGAACAATACGATATTTCCATATTCACTACCCCATTCATATCACATACGTAcatgttatgtatatttatatatcataTTGATCAAAAGTATAATATAGCTCCATAACCCCACACCTCCCAGCAAGAAAACCATGAATAGAAGCCCTAACATCCCTAGCTACAATTTGAgaatccaatgacaattcacgCAAGCGATTCCCCAAACGGAACGAAATCCTGTTCATCAACTCCATTTCCCTTCTACGCTCCGTTTGGTGGAGGAGAAAATCAACGCACacaaaaaaatacaaccaaacaaattttattttattgttaacccaaaaaacaaaacaaaaaaacaggaTTTCTCAGAGTCTCTTTGCTTTCGATTTGCTTGGATTTGCCGGCAACCAAACAGGTCGCTTATTAGTTATCGACAGAGGCAGAAAACGTCGTCATAAAGGGACAATAAATCGAAAGAATTAGATCCTTTACCTGTAGAGATATACTCGAAAGGAAGACAGACAGCGAGAGATTCAAAGCGTTGAGTACAGTGTTTGGGATCGCAAGCGATTCTTCGATTCTTACTCTGAATTATAGTTTTAAGAATGAACTTTTTCTTCGTTATTACACgcttttgcttagaaaaatagGTAAAAATGAGAGAAAGGAGCGCGAAGGTGCTGATTGCTTAGCAgtttaggtttatatatatgaaaagaaaggaaatttggttttggttttcgGTCGGGCCTTTCCGCGGGATTTGGTAGCTGAGAAAGCTTTTATTTCGAAAGTTGCCGAGAGAGCTTTTTGATTTCTGTTGATTTGCGCCTAAAATATTAATCAGGAACGGGGCAGAGGGGTCTACGGGCCCAACAAGATCTTCTGCAGTTTAacttgtatttttatattaaagattttaaaaacgtGGTACACCGTTATCAAAAACAAATCTGCAttaattaaactttttaaatagacgtgtcaatattaattttatatatattatttgatgcaataactttaaattttaataattaaataaatattattataattgtttgtaATAAagagaatcatatatatatatatattatttgatgcactaactttaaattttaataattaaatagatattattataattatgtgTAATGAAGAGAATCATATTTTTCACGAAACATAATCTTCTTCAATCAattttgaactggagaatatccagtgaTCAAATCTCTCTAAAAAGGTCCTAATGCTACAAATGAGACACCTGTTTattggcaaaaaataaaataaaataaaatatatatttttaaaaataattatttaaaatataccACGTGAATTGGTGTATAgtatcattactctttatttacattagattgaagaaaattctttcaatttaatttgtaaaattatcatgtattttttttattatattaaaatggtTAAGACTTAGACgatatatattgaaataaatGTACTTTTCTCGATGCTAGTAGACACTtacttgaaagaaatttctttgaCGAAAAGGAATGTTCACAAATAACATGCATTTGactaaaacaattaaaaacaaaatctgTGTAGGTGACTAGGTGGGCTAGAAAATTGagctcattttaaaaaataaataaataaaaatgaggaATTAAATAGATGTCGACAAATATAACAAACGCGTCTTAAATTGTGGCACCATAGAGGTAACCTTTTGAAAAAGTGATTTCATTACTTTCCTCAAGACGTGTGATAACAAGAGTAGCCAAACTACTCTAcaacagaaagagaaacaagCCAGAGAGGTATCCTTTTATAGCTACTACTATCATCAATTCTTTCTCATATCACCATTTTTGGAGACGTTGATGCACATTCCACGTcatcataattaatatatggtaaagttttttttttttttttttgacatggtaAAGTTTATTTATTGGTTCATTTCATATGACAATATTTTACTTGAACTTCATCATGAAATGTTAGGtgtatatttttttagtgttcttctGGTATCCTCTCAACtgtaatgtaacttttaaaatcacttatagattaaagtcaataatgataatctcaaattcaatgacaattttaaaagtcacgtcacagTTTAGAGGATACAaagaaaacactagaagaacacctaacatttcctaATTTCATCTATGTCGGACAATAACACAATTTATACAAAGTTTTTCACAAAAccaatttttaaagtttgaatgCTTTGAAGGTATATCGTAGTGCCAACTTTCGGGTACATGCTCTAGCTAAATGGACCGCTTTCCATCTTGATTTTGAAAGCATTCTCATATAATCGCCTATTttctcttccattcggatcaaaaatgagaaagatcTTTCTTTATAGTCattttttctcattcaattataataataataataataataaattcaatctTCAACGGTCCCTCAATCAATTCATGAAAATCGATGAAAATATTATCATTGCTGCGATGGTGTGGTCGCTTTTGTACTGGATCCCTTGTCTAAACCAACGGAAACGTTTGATGTATGAAATAACGCGGCAACTTCGACATTTTAACTTATTGAAGGACTATGGCTTCTCCGGGAACGGGACAAGCAATTATTCGCCATTATGAAAACTATGAGTCGTCCCGAAGGTGATAGGAAATGGTGGAGGTCTTGTTGGGCAAGCCTTTGTTATTGCGGTAGAAAATTACTGGTGTGATATAACGTTTTGAATTTTctgtatgaaaaaatgaaaatgttttgttttataatgttattttttatttaaatagtgtTGGAAAAATAAACTTCTCATTTTGGACTCCTAGTAAGCCGAGGCTCACAATATGGGGACGAAGCCATGGGCTAGGCCCTCTTGAGTTTGTTCCGTGTTTAATGAAGGTCCGGCCTACTAGAATTAGCAGTGAGAAGGAGAAACAATTTTTGAGGACTAGTCGCCCAAGGCTACAAAacaagtaatgctacaagtccctcttgtatTCTTATTGAATCCCTTGAAGAatgatatgactattaaaatcaccattgggcttgtgattgatcattattgaattttgatcaaatgatgattttaatagccacatcatttttaaaaagatataaaagagACATCTATAATTACTCCTATAAAACCCCTTGAGCGCCCAGGAGTGACCCTAGCTCCATATTCAATCCAATTGCGGAGCTAACTCATAGTTTGCAGTAGTTGATTCCTGTTTGGCTAAGGATTCATTTCATGATTATCCAATGTAATAGGGATATCATCAAAGCCCGTATACAATCACTACTCCCAATTTAAATCAAGCTCTGAGACTTGGATAAGATAGAAGATCGAGTCCTAGTAGGAGTGAAGTTATTAGCCTATACATAGGTCGAACGCCAGGTATAACACTACACTGAAATATTTAGAGAATACATATACTTTTTTCAAGAGAACTAACTTGAGCGACATCGGGCGCTTTCTCTTCatgtttgctttgtttgttattttagGTTTGATATCGAAGGGCATGGTCATACCGTTCCGGAAACTGTTCTTacaaatagtaataaaaagttaattatgtgatataaaaagtgaaaaaaaaaaaaaaaaaaaaaattataatgttttgatgttaatttttttgaagaaattgtgCATGAATAGTAACAAAGGGTTGAAAATGGTTGtcaaggacataaatttcctccaatgtCCTATaacatgtgagaagtacatgttttctttaacatttttaattgttatttattaaCCTTTTACTAacctaaaaattcaaacattgatttttgacatgttaaattCTTTCACAAagtcatatttattatttagattACTAACAATTCAACAGCAAATTACAGACAATTCGGATTCCGTAAGAAATTGGAAAGAGTCTTCCTCTGTGTGGATCTGCACAAAAATACTCAAGGAAACATAAATAGAGCTGGAATAGTTTGGATTCGTGGTCCAAAACTCTATGTGGCCCGTTTGGGAACTTGTGTTTCGGGAGGAGGCCTCCAATTCCAAATTGTTCGTTTGGGCCCATAAATGGAGACAGGATTTGGAGTTGGCAAAGCGAGCCTACGTGAGTTGTGAATTGGTTTTTCTTGTAACTTGTTATCTGCCCAAAAATAAGTTGCTCCTCAATGTTTGTTGTGATTACTGGCAAATGAAATTGgcaggaaaaaaacaaaaaaaaaaaagggaaggtaGAAATGGGCAAATAAGGTCCTAGGGGTGTAGTGTAGCCTCATTGTACATAGTATGGGGTATTAATTTAATAGTCTTGTGATTTAGTAATATGTTTCCTTTACCTTCAAAGACCCATTTTAAGCATGTAACTTTGTAAAGATTGAGATCATATGCAATCCCTAATAATTAGAGGCGCTTGCAATTTGTATTGAAATGCTCGGAGTTAAGGCTAAAGGGTAGTCAGCCACCATTGACCACCCCAAAACTTTGTTTTTGGACATGGTCCAACCACTCCAAAGCAAGCTAAGTTAGGACAAATTaaagtatttttcaaatgaGAAAAAGACCACATGTCAAAAATGGCAGGTGCACTGGGTGTTTTGGCCATCCTTTTTCTCATTTGAGTAAGTCTTTATGATCTTTTCAACTCTATTTACAATTTCATCCATTTAAAAATTATGATGTTATTGGCTGTGCAGTTCACAATGGTTCATTAACTCACTCAATTTTGTACACTCTCTCGAAGAgcttgttttctttattttgaatcGTGGGGACAATCACCCACAATTACAATGGTGAAACCAAGACTCCAATTACAGttcaaaaatatgattgttCCAACTTCTCACAGTTcgaaataaagaaaacaaaaatcacaatttgaaaatacaatGGCAAAGGCTGTGGTTGTTTGAGGAATGAAGGATCCAAGGgttcaaaaaaaaagttgggcTTATTTTGTGGGGCTTGTGTGGAGCATAAGGTTTGGAGAATTGATTTGACGGTATTTGATAATCTTACAATAATTGTATACAGATATTACATGTGACGCAATGTGATTGGACTGACTGGCTTTTTTAACATAAGACAAACGACCCACGAAAGTAGATTGAATGATTGATTTTATGCGGTTAGAAAGCtcaatgattaattttatcacttttgaataACTAATAACTCATTTGATATACACAAGAAGCATAgtgactaattttgtatttaacccTCAGTTTTATTGGTTAATTAGCACCTTACAGTCACGTGCTGATCTTAACTTTCATGAATGCATTTGAGAATAAGCTCAATTTTCATAGAAAGCAATCACACTCCCATTCTTGGATAGGTGAAATATATTATTTGAGAGTGATCTTATAATCATAACATTGCTAGGATTAAGAAATTATGAAAATTCCACCTCTCAAAATTTACAACACAATTATTCTTTGCTACCACATGCGAAGCACTTCCTCgctagaaataaaaaaaacaagtttcccaaaaataataattataaaaattaataagccTAATTTGTGGGTGttcatttgaatttaatttaattcttagattttttaatttaaacaattaacTCTTTAAGtaatttgtatttttcaaatcaatcattagTTGATTTCTTTCGAAAAAGTTCTCTTAGGTGACTACGTGATGTGGCTATATGTGAACCTTTGGATGCGGATGCTTAATTGCTGATGTGGCTTATGTACAAAGAATAAGAGGAACGATACGCAGGATACTAACCGGAGGTGAGATGCGCCTTTCcgaattctctttaaatttggcGCCTTTTCTGCCATTTTCACGCTTTCCAAACCCTCGCACTCACACGGTAATAGTGACGGAGTAGAAACAAACCCAGAAGTAGAAGAATCATAGACGACCACAGAACCTCCGTCGTCGCCAATCAAAGATGGTGCTTCTCCACCACAAAGTCCCTTCCCGTAAAAGACCCTCCTCCTCCGTTCCCCCCTTCCTTCCCCCCAAAATTACCAAATCCACCCAACCCCCCCAGCAAAACAGCGTCGCGGAAGCCCCGGCAATAGACAAGATGGTGTCGGTTCTAGCAGAGGCCGGGTGCACCCTCATCAACCCGGCAGGGCCGCCATGCCTCCCCGCCGACCCCAACAAGTTCCGCCGCCACCTTCACcgtctcttctcttcttccgaAAATGCCCCTGCTCTCCGCTCCGATTTCCTTTCCGGCTTATCTTCCTACATTCGTACCCCCCATAATCTTCGCAGGTCAGTTCTTTTTCACATTCTAATTCTTTCTTTGGTTTCGAGCCCATTTCCTTAGGAACCATAAGGATAATTAGATCCTAAAACGAAAcgtatttttaaaatcgttggAAAAGAGGGGGAAGCCTTGGATTATTTTAACATGTTGGGCTTATATGTGACTTTCCAGTGCTTTAATTTTGCTATTTTCCTGTATTTTCTCGGCAATCAAACAAAGCgtatttttaaatttaccaAAACAACCTGGCCTCACTTCTACTCATAAGTTTTAATGTGTTATCTTTCAAAGCTTTCTGACATTTACATGTCTTCAGGGTTCTCACCCCTACGAATAAAGATGGTTTTGGTTCCACCAGAAGCGAGAGCTTTGTCAGACATCTCTTGCTGGTACCATCTATCCAACTAGACATTCAGAGCATGCTTCTCGAGAAAATTCCTGAATATTTCGATGTAATTCCAGAACATTTGGGAACATCTTTGTCGTTGGAAGATGATGTCGCTAGGCTTATCATTAATCAGTTCCGATGGCTTGATTTTATGGTCGATCCCAATGTCTTCACTGATAAATTGATGCAAGTCCTATCGATTTCCCCTTTACACTTAAAGAAAGAGATAATTGGATCATTGCCGGAGATTATTGGTGATCAAAACAATAGGACTGTGGTTGATGGCCTTGAACAAATGCTTCAAGAGGATTCCTCTATCATTGTACCGGTGCTTGACTCCCTTTCGAACCTTAATTTGGACGATCAGTTGCAAGAGCAGGTTTTCCATGATCTTTTCAATTAGTCTctgttgctgagaaaatgtccaggaaacaaaatttttaagcattttgacTCGTACTTTAATTTGGTTTATAAGAAATGCAAAACTTTGCCATATAGTTGAATTGAGATAACAAACTGATGGTTTCTGCTTTCTCAGGTTCCCTGCAATAATACGTATGAGATTCAAGAACTTGATTGATGTTCTTTGCTTAAAATTTACACCAACCAAATAGTGCATTAGGCTTTTTTTGGTTGCTAACAAATATGGTgtctctaaaatttttttgtttaggaCTTGGGAAAAGAAGGCAATTGAGTTAGTTGAGTTGGACATGACTGcttttcttttggttgattATTTTGATTCTTGGTAAACCAGACCTACCGTTATAGTGAGATTCTTATTGACTGTCGTTTACTATATTTTCTCTGCTATCAATCAGGGTTCAATTGCTATGTctaaggtttttttattttatttttatttttaaattttttaaattttaatttttaatttgaaggtTACCACCATTGCATTATCATGCATCCGAACAATTGATGCGGAGCACATGCCATATCTACTTAGGTTTCTGCTGCTTTCAGCGACGCCGGTAAATGTTCGGAGAATAATCTCACAGATTCGTGAGCAGTTAAAATTTGTTGGACTGTCAAATTCTCGTGCATCACAGCACAATAAACTCAAAGGGAAGTCACTAGTAAACAACACGGAGGCTTCTATTCTTGATGCATTAAGATCAAGTCTACGATTCAAGAATGTATGCTCTTTGCTCTATTGTGTCTTGAGATTCTCTATATGTGTTTAACATAGCTTTTTGCATTTGCTGCTATCCACAGTTGCTATGTCAGGAGATTTTGAAAGAATTGAATTGCCTTGAGAAACCTCGGGATCACAAAGTAATTGACATATGGCTACTTATGCTCATATATAGCAACAGTGAGTCCCTGCAGAAGAGCATTGAAAAGATGttcaagaagaaaattattgaaGATTGCATCGAGGAAGTAATGCTTGATCAGTGCATTTGTGGAAACAAGGAATTGGTACAGGTATCGATGACAATTATTTGGTTTAAGTAATATTTCACTTCGATTTTATATGTTCTGAAACTCTATCTGGGTCTCATTAAATTTCATTAGGACTATTTTCCTCTGTTTCTTTCGTTGTCTGAGTACTTGTTGGCTTGCAAAGAACAAAAAGCAAGGGAGTTTGGCATTCACATGTATACTCGTCTGTTTGAAGAGTTCATTGACACTTATTCAAGACAGGAAGTAAGCAGCCTAAATGTTAATGTGTTTATATATTAATGAATGAGAAGGTGTATTCTGGGAACTCTTAGTTGTGATTTCTTTGCAGGTTCTTGGTGCACTGGTTACTCATGTTGGATCCGGTGTTAGTTTTGAAGTGCAGTCTGCTTTGGACACTATGGCTCTGCTGGCCTCCAAATATGCACAAGATTTGAttcctctttcttctcataTGAATGGTATCTTCTTTGTTCTGTTTAGATTCCAATGCATCTTTTTAGGCGACCCGTTGCCAAGATGTACTGATGTATTATTTGTTCTTAAATCCAGGTATTTTGGATTACTTGGAGGGATTTACTGTTGAACATCTGCACAAGGTATTGGATAGTATCATAGGCAGTATCGATTTTAGTGTTCTACCTTCCATTGTTTCACTGACTTTCTGATTGTGCAGGTTTATGAGGTTTTTGGCCATTTGGCACTCTCAGCTCGATCAATTGCAGATTCATATGGATCTTCGATTGCAAATGAAGTATTGATGATAATAAGGAAGCAGGTACCATAAAAGGCCTTTTCATATGGAATGTACACATTAAATCTTTGATCAACTTTGTTGAATATCTCTATTTTAGATGTATTCATTGTCTTTTTAGAGTCTCCAATAACTGTGAAGTGATTTCTGCTGCCCCTCCCTTAGGTAAGCAATCCAGATCTGAAGTACAAGAAGATGGGCTTAATTGGAACTCTAAAGATAGTTTCCTGTCTTGGAGGTGCAAATAGTGTTTCCTATGCATCTGCATCTCAGGTAGGACCTGGTAATACTGAACATAGATATCTTCCACAGGTGAAGTTTGTTGCTGACTTCAAgttttatgatatttattttaattatcagAAATACAGAGGACGGCATATAAACACATGCCAAATATATATGGATGCATATGTGcatacataaatacatatgtatatatcttTTCTGTGGTGAATGTGTTGTATACTTTCTTACATGCATATATCCCCATAATTACCATATGTCAATCTTAACATTTATATTAGAATTTAACAACTGAGACACTGTTTGCTTTTTGTATGGAGGCAATGTGTGGGATTGATAAGAATTTCTCAACAAAAGTAGTCTCAGGATGAAAAATGTAATATACTCTAGCTTAGTGCACATACAGTTCCATTGGCCTGTGACATTGCAATTTTGACATCtgtattaaagaaaaaagttcaaTTTATCTCGGAAATAATTGCTGTATGTTGTTTTTGGTGCTAAAATCATTTAAAGAACTTATGATCTTTTAATACTCTTGTATGCTAATGATTTCTTTGAAATGCAACTGGCATTAGTTTGTTAGGTTTTGCCATATTTTCTCTCTTACTAATATATATTGCACAATGTGGATTTTCCATTCCTGAACATTACTGGTACAGAAACCAAATTGGGAAGAGGCTTTGGAACTCTTGAAAACATCTCTGTACTCTTGCAAACAGTTGTCATTACCTTTGATACTATTTTATGATGAACTGACTGCAATGTTGTACCACAAAACTCTTCATCCATCAATTATGGAATGGTAAGCGAAGTTTAACAACCCAATGCTGGTACTCTATGGCTTCTTAACAATATGGAAAAATAATCTTGTGATTATGTTTATTTCTAAAACTTGCATGTTTATTGTAGGATAGGGAAACATGTAGGAGAGTTCGAATCTGTTTTTCTGTCTGATATTGAAGGTGGGAAATTGTCTTCTGAGGAATCATATTGTGGTTTAGAAGGTGAGTTTTGTGGTGCAGTCTATGTTCCTGTCTAGACTAATAAAAAAGATGACAAAAATTTcctacaaactagtttgtaagaaatttcttacaaaccaacttctaaaattgacatgtgtcccttgcATGcgagaaacacatgtttttttttaaccgcaCGTGCttttcacatgcttttttaatagcatagaGGACACATATTGCTTTTAGAAGCTAGTTTGTAGGAGTTTCCTAGAAACTGGTTTGTAGGAAATTTATGCCGAAAAAAGATTATGCTGGCTTATAGATTAGTatcttttcttgttctttttgcagGCGAATTGTGGATGAACTTGGATGGTGACATATCTCCTGTTTGTTTGAACATTTTGCCATTGACTTCCTCTTCCCTGCAGTATTGTTTTGGCCATGCTCTCCCATGTATCATACCCTCAAGAACTTGTCTAAATGTTTATGAATGctgaagttgaaattttattgtaTGCAGGTCAGCTTCTTTACAAATTCTTCCGGCTAACTTCCTTTTACTATCAGCTGTAAGTGCATTGGACCTTTTGGAAGTGAGAAGAGAGATTAGTAATGGGATAAATAATTGGGATTTTCTGTCAATTTTCAGACCGAGAGGTTGACAAATCAAGGATCTCTTGGAGGAATTGACGCATTACTTGGCTGCCCATTGCACCTTCCTTCCTCTAAGGTCAGAGTGACGCAAATTCTTTTCTTAACATATTGAATTGTTTCTATACCTTAATTTATCACTCTACTTGTGTTTTAAAGCTTAAGAGATTCAATTGCGTTTGTCTTTATCAGTTTTACTTCTCATCAATAGCATCAATTTGTTAAAGGAAGACTTTGAgtaaattgaaactttagtttTACATAAAGTCATCTATACAAGAAGTAGAGAGTATGATAAATATAGCCAGGGGAGAATGTTTGAGCCAATAGACAATAGTGTCGATAGCTTGCATGCTGGCTAGGGTGATGGACCTTAACAAACCTAGTTGATACATAAAGc
This genomic interval from Corylus avellana chromosome ca3, CavTom2PMs-1.0 contains the following:
- the LOC132176485 gene encoding uncharacterized protein LOC132176485 isoform X2 — encoded protein: MVLLHHKVPSRKRPSSSVPPFLPPKITKSTQPPQQNSVAEAPAIDKMVSVLAEAGCTLINPAGPPCLPADPNKFRRHLHRLFSSSENAPALRSDFLSGLSSYIRTPHNLRRVLTPTNKDGFGSTRSESFVRHLLLVPSIQLDIQSMLLEKIPEYFDVIPEHLGTSLSLEDDVARLIINQFRWLDFMVDPNVFTDKLMQVLSISPLHLKKEIIGSLPEIIGDQNNRTVVDGLEQMLQEDSSIIVPVLDSLSNLNLDDQLQEQVTTIALSCIRTIDAEHMPYLLRFLLLSATPVNVRRIISQIREQLKFVGLSNSRASQHNKLKGKSLVNNTEASILDALRSSLRFKNLLCQEILKELNCLEKPRDHKVIDIWLLMLIYSNSESLQKSIEKMFKKKIIEDCIEEVMLDQCICGNKELVQDYFPLFLSLSEYLLACKEQKAREFGIHMYTRLFEEFIDTYSRQEVLGALVTHVGSGVSFEVQSALDTMALLASKYAQDLIPLSSHMNGILDYLEGFTVEHLHKVYEVFGHLALSARSIADSYGSSIANEVLMIIRKQVSNPDLKYKKMGLIGTLKIVSCLGGANSVSYASASQKPNWEEALELLKTSLYSCKQLSLPLILFYDELTAMLYHKTLHPSIMEWIGKHVGEFESVFLSDIEGGKLSSEESYCGLEGELWMNLDGDISPVCLNILPLTSSSLQSASLQILPANFLLLSATERLTNQGSLGGIDALLGCPLHLPSSKYLSGAGWKSLTGKQKQIVSLSLYYAANWIRELLNAFCTQVEGRIACTSQATNEDTVCKLLKRLRNLVFLDILLNNSIERCSISLPELHFYVDHFGTPLLNQTNHMGHVEKNEHKRTQDSMSPKKNRRRKKISRASSSDTNGKLKQPTILDVLKKAGALTSQEVPNEESVDLTSHGRTSNSADPNLCDSDEPVIIEVSAVTKALEAQRFKFRPLLVQCFSILTFSENQGSCCSDPAAELPLYLYLLRDLHYKLDYFTPAKQFLSRSSSPPAGFTRMTVDDFLNKIRSLFPSLKKHLDNAVCILKESDETCQEHWKVQSAFAENPNVPNLGLSRSAVSTFVFKETVHCFSKMLNLSSIQRDKAVLSDLLEAFQPIKIPDSVLSDIPPNILPGTVEYLYLGAYSYIEGVLNIVCSFCFTLASESLLTLESIINSFQKFLDKLEENGKNIHSEFILRALPTLRGRLGASAQKLLRHNWDNSQLQSSWKSKGEMVQKVLHIYLESSESPSDVLDELACSILPQVSSSKEEDAHHGFLALCSATFVVWYKVLHEVNLSVLNKLVKEVVLLEKKPIAGVQLQIVEKLLIELQHCVNVVVSLVNMCKTQSKDVNLLK